Proteins encoded by one window of Yamadazyma tenuis chromosome 2, complete sequence:
- a CDS encoding uncharacterized protein (COG:S; EggNog:ENOG503P276; BUSCO:EOG092644DY) — translation MEPAWKKLGLQVQADQDEGIKHLESLDQKQLNRLKKRKQPSTTVNDSKKPPKRQKLPKDKRPPPPVKDQYVYLKQFVEDKPNWKFSKQKQNWIIKNINSVPDDYEEYLIAYLSTIQGGGRTRLIGELKQIIEQWNKSMVKVKENIEKKIQAKLEKREIEVEEPKFTYTQEHALRCQKILKTMGEVVELDGLENQEENRESSEGAGTGVDSKRNSEVEAEDKKTGNSDSDSSSSGTETVSGSDSDSDSGSDSDSDSDSDSDSDSDSDSDSDSSSSSSDSSGSDSDSDSDLSASDSHDTNSDFPNLVIETATI, via the coding sequence ATGGAACCAGCATGGAAAAAACTCGGGCTTCAGGTACAGGCTGACCAGGACGAAGGCATTAAGCACTTGGAGTCTTTGGACCAAAAGCAATTAAATCGTttaaagaaaagaaaacaGCCATCCACCACTGTAAATGACTCCAAAAAACCTCCAAAACGACAAAAATTACCAAAGGATAAAAGaccaccacctccagtCAAAGACCAGTATGTGTACTTGAAGCAATTTGTGGAGGACAAACCCAACTGGAAGTTCAGCAAGCAGAAACAGAACTGGATAATCAAGAATATAAATTCAGTTCCGGATGACTATGAAGAATACTTGATCGCATATTTGAGCACCATACAAGGAGGTGGAAGAACCCGGTTGATAGGGGAGTTGAAACAGATTATTGAACAATGGAACAAGAGTAtggtgaaggtgaaggAGAATATCGAAAAAAAGATCCAGGCtaaattggaaaagagagagattgaagttgaagagccCAAGTTTACCTACACCCAGGAACACGCGTTGCGGTGCcagaagatcttgaagacTATGGGAGAGGTGGTCGAGCTTGATGGTTTAGAAaaccaagaagagaatCGGGAATCAAGTGAAGGTGCTGGAACAGGTGTGGACAGTAAACGTAATAGTGAGGTGGAAGCGGAAGATAAGAAGACAGGGAATTCAGATTCAGATTCGTCGAGTTCAGGCACTGAGACTGTTTCAGGTTCGGATTCAGATTCAGATTCAGGTTCGGATTCGGATTCagattcagattcagattcagattcagattcagattcagattcagaTTCGGATTCAAGTAGCTCGAGTTCAGATAGTTCGGGCTCagattcagattcagaCTCAGACTTATCCGCCTCCGACTCTCACGATACAAACTCCGACTTTCCTAATCTCGTCATAGAAACTGCTACTATATAG
- a CDS encoding M20/M25/M40 peptidase (COG:E; MEROPS:MER0026479; EggNog:ENOG503NUCZ), with protein sequence MLWIFYILPLVYCQQVFNFNTDLHDYYVNGQSMLEFHKNLVDIPSVKPSELAVAQYIEQFLSSNGLTVELHKAAENRYNVYAFAGDERNSKILLTSHIDTVPPFFPYSIDGSRIYGRGSCDAKASVATQVFTYLSMLQSGDVVPGDVSLLFVVGEETDGVGMKSVGHSYNASWEIGIFGEPTELKLGVGHKGILMCYVNVEGEASHSGYPELGISATEILLPVLNDFLTSDWPVDELLGPTTLNIAQISAGVAANVIPPFANASIFFRVSSDLEALDKKVRSKLDGIEHLSYDIPFESAPVYLDYEVPGFESIILAYATDIPNLYHHNLTRRYLYGPGTIHVAHSDHEYVESKDLVDAVDGYKKLIKYNLEY encoded by the coding sequence ATGCTTTGGATATTTTATATCCTTCCACTCGTTTACTGCCAGCAggtgttcaacttcaatacTGACCTCCATGACTACTACGTCAACGGCCAGTCGATGCTTGAGTTCCACAAGAACCTTGTCGATATTCCTTCTGTTAAGCCGTCCGAGTTGGCAGTGGCCCAGTACATCGAACAGTTTTTAAGTTCCAATGGGCTTACTGTCGAGTTGCACAAGGCGGCTGAAAATAGATACAATGTTTATGCATTTGCGGGAGACGAAAGAAACagcaagatcttgttgacTAGCCATATCGATACGGTTCCTCCGTTCTTTCCCTACTCAATCGATGGGTCCAGGATTTATGGAAGAGGTAGCTGTGACGCCAAGGCCTCGGTGGCCACGCAGGTGTTCACGTACTTGTCGATGCTCCAGCTGGGTGATGTTGTGCCTGGTGACGTGtcgttgttgtttgtggttggtgaagaaaccGATGGGGTTGGAATGAAGAGTGTTGGGCACAGCTACAATGCTTCATGGGAAATTGGTATTTTTGGTGAACCCActgaattgaagttggggGTTGGCCACAAAGGAATCTTGATGTGCTATGTCAATGTTGAAGGGGAGGCTTCTCATTCAGGTTACCCTGAGTTGGGGATTTCTGCCACTGAAATCTTACTTCCTGTTTTGAACGACTTTTTAACCTCAGATTGGCCCGTGGACGAGTTGTTGGGCCCCACCACATTGAACATTGCCCAGATCAGTGCGGGAGTGGCTGCCAATGTCATCCCACCGTTTGCAAATGCTTCGATTTTTTTTAGAGTATCCTCTGATTTGGAGGCTTTGGATAAGAAAGTGAGATCCAAGTTGGATGGTATTGAACACTTGAGTTATGACATTCCGTTTGAGTCTGCACCCGTTTATTTGGACTACGAGGTGCCTGGTTTCGAGTCGATTATTTTGGCATATGCCACCGATATTCCAAACTTGTACCACCATAACTTGACCAGAAGATACTTGTACGGTCCTGGTACTATTCACGTTGCACACTCGGACCACGAGTATGTAGAAAGCAAGGACTTGGTGGATGCAGTCGATGGGTATAAAAAATTAATCAAGTACAACTTGGAATATTAA